One stretch of Pseudoramibacter sp. DNA includes these proteins:
- the pglX gene encoding BREX-1 system adenine-specific DNA-methyltransferase PglX, which translates to MDKNTIKKYAVWARNELIERVSQKADQYEISADADPNADAAHGVLLTPSEKKQRVSLITKVKDKGMDQVIEEVAYTWFNRFSALRFMEVNNYLPSRIRVFTDENGKFKPEILAEAIHLDLDGLNMEKVYALKDANDDDALFKYLIITQCNALSGVLPGMFQKIADYTELLFPDNLLREGSVIERMISDIPEKDWNVEKDGQIEIIGWLYQYYISEKHDKVVDPLHGKVVAKNEIPAATQLFTTDWVVRYIIDNSVGRYWIERNPNSNLKNELEYFVVPKDGVIPTVNEKITPEQLTVFDPCMGSAHFGVYAFDVLMKIYTEYGYTEREAAASIVQNNLFGLDIDERAAQLASFAIMMKAMQYDKRFLKRDIQPHFYEIKESNHVDSFIIDYFTNGNDKLKKDIQSIIEETRDAKEYGSIIQIKPVDFGALFARFEEIEGDVNLYKDMALNTLLPLVREAKILSDKYAVVATNPPYLNKFDAKLKKYIMDNYADYKGDLFSVFVYRNFGFCEENGYSGFMTPNVWMFIKSYEKLRNYIFENKTIMTLVQLAKGAFFKEATVDICAFVLENSKTGKVGQYIRLEDFTGGMEVQRKKVKEALANPDCGYFYESSQSNFSKIPGSPVAYWANKNIMQAFDNEYISEYATSNGQNITGNNNKYLRLFWEVNHYNVNREYWAKCARGGGYRKYYGNDDNVILWTSEARQHYKHDNIARIVPEYLRFKSGITWSYITSGTPSFRKLSENELFEKAGTSIFINNVKYINGILGLLNSNVARALLKLISPTMNYQIRDIFSIPVERDVLVSDQIDNLVEQNISMEKMDWDSFETSWDFQRHPLIRKTATIKEAFSQWQQECDERFNQLKSNEEELNRIFIDIYGLQDELTPEEEDRDVTVRKADIGRDIRSFVSYAVGCMMGRYSLDVEGLAYAGGGWDSSKYKTFIPDKDAIIPITDDEYFKDDMVGRFVDFVRTVYGTDTLKENLKFIADALDEKGATPREVIRNYFLNDFYKDHCKTYQKRPIYWLFDSGKKNGFKCLIYMHRYQPDTIARIRTDYVHEQQARYRTAISGLERQINGASTSERVRLNKQLTKLKNQAEETRLYEEKIHHLADQMIEIDLDDGVKHNYAIFQDVLAKIR; encoded by the coding sequence ATGGATAAGAATACGATAAAGAAATATGCTGTCTGGGCAAGAAATGAACTTATTGAGCGTGTCTCTCAGAAGGCGGATCAATACGAAATCAGCGCTGATGCCGATCCAAACGCGGACGCGGCGCACGGTGTCCTTCTGACTCCTTCGGAGAAGAAGCAGCGTGTTTCCCTGATTACTAAGGTGAAGGATAAAGGCATGGATCAGGTCATTGAGGAAGTGGCGTATACCTGGTTTAACCGCTTCTCTGCCCTGCGGTTTATGGAGGTCAATAATTACCTTCCGTCACGGATTCGTGTGTTCACAGATGAGAACGGGAAGTTCAAGCCGGAGATTCTGGCCGAGGCGATTCATCTGGATCTGGACGGTCTCAACATGGAGAAGGTCTATGCCCTGAAAGATGCCAATGACGACGACGCGCTGTTCAAGTATCTCATCATCACGCAGTGCAATGCGCTCTCAGGCGTTCTGCCGGGCATGTTCCAGAAGATTGCGGATTATACCGAGCTTCTGTTCCCGGATAACCTGCTCAGAGAGGGCAGCGTTATTGAACGCATGATCTCTGACATTCCTGAAAAAGACTGGAATGTAGAGAAAGACGGACAGATCGAGATCATCGGCTGGCTTTACCAGTATTACATTTCTGAAAAGCACGATAAGGTTGTTGATCCACTTCATGGGAAGGTCGTGGCGAAAAATGAGATCCCTGCGGCTACGCAGCTGTTCACAACAGACTGGGTTGTTCGTTACATCATTGATAACTCTGTCGGAAGATACTGGATTGAGCGGAATCCGAACAGCAATCTGAAAAACGAGCTGGAATATTTTGTCGTGCCGAAAGACGGCGTTATTCCGACTGTCAATGAAAAGATAACTCCGGAGCAGCTTACCGTATTCGATCCATGTATGGGCTCAGCACACTTCGGGGTTTACGCTTTTGACGTTCTCATGAAGATTTACACGGAATACGGCTATACAGAGCGAGAAGCAGCTGCCTCCATTGTGCAGAATAATTTGTTTGGACTCGATATTGATGAGCGTGCTGCACAGCTTGCCAGCTTTGCCATTATGATGAAGGCTATGCAGTATGACAAGCGGTTCCTGAAGCGTGACATTCAGCCGCATTTTTACGAGATAAAGGAAAGTAATCATGTTGATTCCTTTATCATTGATTACTTTACCAATGGGAACGACAAGCTCAAGAAGGATATCCAGTCGATTATCGAAGAAACACGGGATGCAAAGGAATACGGCTCTATCATTCAGATAAAGCCTGTAGATTTTGGTGCACTTTTTGCGCGATTTGAAGAGATCGAAGGAGATGTCAATCTCTATAAAGATATGGCATTGAATACACTTCTGCCGCTTGTACGAGAAGCAAAGATTCTGTCCGACAAATATGCAGTGGTAGCTACGAATCCGCCGTACCTCAATAAGTTTGACGCGAAGCTGAAGAAGTATATCATGGACAACTATGCCGATTACAAGGGCGACCTGTTCAGTGTGTTCGTTTACAGAAATTTTGGATTCTGCGAGGAGAATGGATATTCCGGATTCATGACGCCTAATGTTTGGATGTTCATTAAGAGCTATGAAAAACTGAGAAATTATATATTTGAGAATAAAACTATTATGACTCTTGTTCAGTTGGCAAAAGGTGCGTTTTTCAAAGAAGCAACAGTAGACATTTGTGCTTTTGTTTTAGAAAACAGTAAGACGGGTAAAGTTGGACAATATATCAGGCTGGAAGATTTTACGGGCGGCATGGAAGTACAGCGTAAAAAGGTAAAGGAAGCATTAGCAAATCCGGATTGCGGATACTTCTACGAATCCTCCCAGTCCAACTTCTCCAAAATCCCCGGGAGTCCGGTGGCGTATTGGGCAAATAAAAATATCATGCAAGCATTTGATAATGAATATATTTCTGAGTATGCAACATCTAATGGGCAAAATATTACAGGAAATAATAACAAGTATTTGCGCTTGTTTTGGGAAGTTAACCATTACAATGTAAATAGAGAATATTGGGCTAAATGCGCCAGAGGTGGTGGGTATCGAAAATATTATGGAAATGATGACAATGTGATCTTATGGACTTCAGAAGCAAGACAGCATTATAAACACGACAACATTGCAAGAATTGTTCCAGAATATCTTCGATTTAAGAGCGGTATTACATGGTCGTATATTACTTCTGGTACGCCCTCTTTTAGAAAATTATCAGAAAATGAATTATTTGAAAAAGCAGGCACCAGTATATTCATTAACAATGTCAAGTATATAAATGGAATCCTTGGATTATTAAATTCAAACGTTGCGAGGGCGTTATTAAAACTTATTAGTCCAACAATGAACTATCAAATTAGAGACATTTTTTCAATCCCAGTAGAAAGGGATGTTTTAGTATCTGATCAGATAGATAATTTGGTTGAGCAAAATATTTCTATGGAAAAAATGGACTGGGATTCCTTCGAAACCTCTTGGGACTTCCAGCGCCATCCACTGATTCGAAAAACTGCGACTATCAAAGAAGCCTTCTCACAGTGGCAGCAGGAATGCGACGAGCGTTTCAATCAGCTGAAAAGTAACGAGGAAGAACTGAACCGCATCTTCATCGATATCTACGGCTTGCAGGATGAATTGACACCGGAGGAAGAAGACAGAGATGTAACTGTCCGTAAGGCAGACATTGGTCGTGACATCCGTTCGTTTGTCTCTTACGCTGTAGGCTGCATGATGGGGCGTTATTCCCTCGACGTAGAGGGTCTCGCCTATGCTGGCGGTGGCTGGGATAGCTCGAAATACAAGACATTCATCCCCGATAAGGATGCCATCATTCCAATTACGGATGACGAGTATTTCAAGGATGATATGGTTGGACGATTCGTGGATTTCGTTCGTACTGTGTATGGTACAGATACTCTTAAGGAGAATCTGAAGTTCATAGCAGATGCACTTGACGAAAAGGGTGCTACTCCCCGTGAAGTCATTCGAAATTATTTTTTGAATGATTTTTACAAGGATCATTGCAAGACCTACCAGAAACGTCCGATTTACTGGCTCTTTGATTCCGGCAAGAAGAACGGATTCAAGTGTCTAATATACATGCACCGCTATCAGCCGGATACTATTGCCCGCATTCGAACTGACTACGTCCATGAGCAGCAGGCTCGATATCGCACAGCAATTTCCGGTCTGGAACGTCAGATCAACGGTGCGTCGACATCTGAACGTGTTCGCTTGAATAAGCAGCTGACCAAACTCAAGAATCAGGCTGAGGAAACACGTCTCTATGAAGAGAAGATTCATCACCTCGCTGATCAGATGATAGAAATCGACCTGGACGACGGAGTAAAGCATAACTATGCGATATTCCAGGATGTTTTAGCGAAGATTAGATAA
- the brxC gene encoding BREX system P-loop protein BrxC encodes MKIQEMFVDDINRKINGVIKVDQEDNSTEQELNEYVITRELKKHFITFFNYYDDAFDVPTSDIGVWISGFFGSGKSHFLKMLSYILENRTINGIPTVERFRKKFADDPATFMLIDKATKAPTETILFNIDIEGFSNKDNTAVLKVFAKMFYNHLGFLGEDLKVAKLEQFIEKQGKTEEFRRVFEEKNGAPWVETRDSFGFFEDDVVETLEEVLGMSETAARNWFNGTETAEISIAQLVSEIKDYVDSKPKNFRLLFMVDEVGQYIGTDTNLLLNLQSLVEKVGSECGSKVWIVCTGQEAIDEIIKVRMDEFSRIQARFKTRLSLSSSAVDEVIQKRLLTKKLEAATVLRDLYERNDYVLKNLFSFTDSVLDIKGYSGPEDFVVNYPFVPYQFILIQKIFSEIRKHGAAGKHYSGAERSMLDGFQIVAKSIEDKDEHAIAPLYPFYDSVHSFLDGSIRRVIERCQKAADNHDGIEDYDVKVLKLLYLIRYIDDVKANLDNIVILMADDIRADKIELRQVVQKSLDRLKSQNYIDRRGDAYIFLTDEEQDIARDIANTSVDTAKIVERIGQIIFGDIYTQKKYHYGKYDFPFDEMIDSTSIGSVTGGMTLRFLTVAADADDKQELRLMTESKGKSAIIVLADTPYYECLENAMKIRQYVKQRNVNQLAKSVQDIIRDQQDEAGKYETSAKEELEKAIIGAQFYADGEHIEVTGGTASARIDDALKYLVAHVYSELDLITKNVETDADVLAILRGTDAQMVGLEDNRDAAAKVEEYLEMQSMKKLPTSMDDIQTRYQKIPYGWKEIDIAAVVALLIYQQKVTIKYGGAQIRPDNAKLPDMLRKKTERGKAMISMKQSASAQKMKAAKEIMREYFDIMDVPDDQDALVKQILEKFTEQKAHYEELNRRYEGHKYPDHDKVRAAIKLMDDVLSQQKDDIALIDRLVADETDLFDSKEDMQPVEAFFKNQVTVFDAAVKMESDLRNDLPYIQKDEETNTALNQIRKITMVNGSNPAVYKQIPELNALMDKVRAGHNKLLEAKRAELLEIVRQCLAEIHQAGGEGGKFKNAIEKADNYFTQMKDQITTTKTIVLLDGMITQMWNYKDDTVSAIELEKAPEPITPTKPNQPKKHIKNVYRQAIFKQATLESQADVDAYVERMRSYLTALLKDSDGIKLN; translated from the coding sequence ATGAAAATTCAGGAAATGTTTGTTGATGATATCAACCGAAAGATAAATGGTGTCATCAAGGTAGATCAGGAAGACAATTCAACAGAACAGGAGCTGAACGAGTACGTTATCACCCGTGAGCTGAAGAAACATTTCATTACTTTCTTCAATTATTATGATGACGCGTTTGACGTACCGACATCGGATATTGGCGTCTGGATCTCCGGGTTCTTTGGAAGTGGTAAATCTCACTTCCTGAAGATGCTCTCCTATATTCTGGAAAACCGGACCATCAACGGTATCCCTACAGTTGAGCGCTTTCGCAAAAAATTTGCTGATGATCCTGCGACCTTCATGCTAATTGATAAAGCGACAAAGGCACCCACTGAGACGATCCTTTTCAATATAGACATTGAAGGGTTCAGCAATAAGGACAATACGGCTGTTCTGAAGGTTTTCGCCAAGATGTTCTATAACCATCTAGGCTTCCTCGGCGAGGATCTGAAGGTGGCGAAGCTGGAACAGTTCATTGAAAAGCAGGGAAAGACCGAAGAATTCCGCCGTGTTTTTGAAGAGAAGAACGGTGCACCGTGGGTAGAAACCCGTGATTCTTTCGGCTTCTTTGAAGATGACGTTGTGGAGACACTCGAGGAAGTACTCGGCATGAGCGAGACTGCTGCTCGAAACTGGTTTAACGGAACAGAGACAGCGGAAATCAGTATCGCCCAGCTTGTTTCCGAGATCAAAGATTATGTAGACAGCAAGCCTAAGAACTTCCGTCTTCTCTTCATGGTGGACGAAGTTGGCCAGTATATCGGAACGGATACAAACCTGCTTCTTAATCTGCAGTCTCTTGTGGAAAAAGTCGGTAGTGAGTGCGGGAGCAAGGTCTGGATCGTCTGTACCGGCCAGGAAGCCATTGATGAGATCATCAAGGTTCGCATGGATGAGTTCTCACGTATTCAGGCAAGATTCAAGACAAGGCTCTCCCTGTCCTCATCAGCTGTCGATGAAGTCATTCAGAAGAGACTCCTTACCAAGAAGCTGGAAGCTGCAACTGTCCTTCGGGACCTGTATGAGCGTAACGATTACGTATTGAAGAACCTCTTCAGCTTTACAGATTCCGTGCTGGATATCAAAGGCTACAGTGGGCCGGAAGATTTCGTTGTAAACTATCCATTTGTGCCGTATCAGTTCATCCTGATCCAGAAGATCTTCTCGGAGATAAGGAAGCACGGAGCTGCCGGAAAGCACTACTCCGGAGCAGAACGTTCGATGCTGGACGGCTTCCAGATCGTGGCAAAGTCCATCGAGGATAAGGACGAGCATGCCATTGCGCCGCTTTATCCGTTCTATGACAGCGTCCATTCCTTCCTCGACGGATCAATCCGCCGGGTGATCGAGCGCTGCCAGAAGGCCGCAGATAACCATGACGGTATTGAGGATTATGATGTCAAGGTGTTAAAGCTTCTTTATCTCATTCGGTACATTGATGATGTAAAGGCAAATCTCGATAACATCGTCATCCTCATGGCGGATGACATTCGTGCCGACAAGATCGAACTCAGGCAGGTTGTGCAGAAGTCCCTTGACCGTCTGAAGAGCCAGAACTATATCGACCGCCGCGGTGACGCTTATATCTTCCTCACAGATGAAGAGCAGGATATTGCTCGAGATATCGCGAATACATCTGTGGATACTGCCAAGATCGTAGAACGTATCGGGCAGATTATTTTCGGTGATATTTATACACAGAAGAAATATCACTATGGGAAGTATGACTTTCCATTTGATGAAATGATAGATTCCACATCCATTGGTTCGGTGACTGGGGGCATGACGCTTCGCTTTCTGACTGTGGCGGCGGACGCTGACGACAAGCAAGAGCTCCGTCTGATGACGGAGTCCAAAGGCAAGAGCGCAATCATTGTGCTTGCGGACACGCCATATTACGAATGTCTGGAAAACGCCATGAAGATACGTCAATATGTGAAGCAGCGCAATGTGAATCAACTGGCGAAATCCGTACAGGACATTATCCGTGATCAACAGGATGAAGCTGGAAAATATGAAACGTCGGCAAAAGAAGAACTGGAGAAGGCTATCATCGGAGCGCAGTTCTATGCAGATGGCGAACACATTGAAGTAACCGGAGGTACAGCTTCCGCAAGGATTGATGATGCTCTGAAATATCTGGTAGCCCATGTTTACAGCGAGCTGGATCTTATCACCAAGAATGTGGAGACAGATGCGGACGTGCTTGCAATCCTCAGGGGAACCGATGCGCAGATGGTCGGGCTGGAGGATAACCGAGACGCCGCTGCCAAGGTCGAGGAATATCTCGAAATGCAGTCCATGAAGAAACTCCCGACTTCGATGGACGACATCCAGACGCGCTATCAGAAGATTCCATACGGCTGGAAGGAAATAGACATCGCTGCAGTTGTGGCGCTTCTGATTTATCAGCAGAAGGTCACAATCAAATATGGCGGTGCGCAGATTCGTCCGGATAATGCAAAGCTACCGGATATGCTCCGCAAGAAGACGGAACGCGGCAAGGCTATGATTTCCATGAAACAGTCAGCATCCGCTCAGAAGATGAAGGCCGCAAAGGAAATCATGCGGGAGTACTTTGACATCATGGATGTGCCGGATGATCAGGATGCTCTTGTGAAGCAGATTCTGGAAAAGTTTACGGAACAGAAGGCTCATTATGAGGAACTGAACCGGAGATATGAAGGCCATAAATATCCGGATCACGACAAGGTAAGAGCAGCCATTAAACTCATGGACGATGTCCTCTCCCAGCAGAAGGACGACATCGCCCTGATTGATAGGCTTGTGGCTGATGAGACGGATCTATTTGATAGCAAGGAAGACATGCAGCCGGTCGAGGCGTTCTTCAAGAATCAGGTCACGGTATTTGATGCGGCCGTGAAGATGGAATCCGACCTGCGAAATGACCTGCCGTATATCCAGAAGGATGAAGAGACCAATACCGCGCTGAATCAAATCCGGAAGATTACGATGGTGAACGGCAGCAATCCGGCTGTTTATAAACAGATCCCGGAGCTCAATGCACTGATGGATAAGGTTCGCGCCGGGCATAATAAGCTGCTCGAAGCAAAGCGGGCAGAACTTCTTGAAATCGTGCGCCAGTGCCTTGCTGAGATTCATCAGGCCGGAGGCGAAGGCGGTAAGTTCAAAAATGCCATTGAGAAGGCAGACAATTACTTCACACAGATGAAGGATCAGATCACCACAACGAAGACTATTGTTCTGCTCGATGGTATGATCACACAGATGTGGAATTATAAGGATGATACAGTGTCAGCTATTGAATTAGAAAAGGCACCGGAGCCGATAACGCCGACGAAGCCGAATCAGCCGAAGAAGCACATCAAGAATGTGTACCGGCAGGCAATCTTCAAGCAGGCGACACTGGAAAGTCAGGCCGATGTGGATGCCTATGTGGAGAGAATGCGCTCCTATCTGACCGCTCTCTTGAAGGATAGTGATGGAATCAAATTAAACTGA
- a CDS encoding DUF1788 domain-containing protein: MSGEIDERLDKVRELLKDPDFLEGNGLSNEVNIRIFCYEAKDEMRVRHFVQQILTDQTLPCHLKEYNLYEIFLRCCEDKRILSRMSEQEKKRGKDQLQKMIEKSITVQTYVDKICSQAPEKGDVLLLTGVGDVFPFMRIHMLLEALQPRVGGVPILVMYPGTFDGRHVKLFDRLKPNPYYRAFNII; this comes from the coding sequence ATGAGCGGAGAAATAGATGAACGCTTGGATAAAGTTCGGGAACTCCTAAAAGATCCGGATTTTCTGGAAGGAAACGGCCTGTCCAATGAAGTGAATATCAGGATATTCTGCTATGAAGCGAAGGACGAGATGCGCGTCCGTCACTTTGTGCAGCAGATTCTGACAGATCAGACACTGCCATGTCATCTGAAAGAGTACAACTTATATGAGATTTTTCTGCGTTGCTGCGAGGACAAGCGAATACTCTCGCGTATGTCGGAACAGGAGAAGAAGCGGGGCAAGGACCAGCTCCAGAAGATGATTGAGAAATCCATCACCGTGCAGACATATGTGGACAAGATCTGCAGCCAGGCTCCGGAAAAGGGAGACGTTCTTCTTTTAACCGGTGTTGGAGATGTATTTCCATTCATGCGGATTCATATGCTGCTGGAAGCCTTGCAACCACGAGTCGGAGGCGTTCCGATTCTAGTGATGTATCCGGGAACATTCGATGGAAGGCACGTGAAGCTGTTTGACAGACTTAAGCCGAATCCTTACTACAGGGCGTTCAACATAATATAG
- a CDS encoding DUF1819 family protein, producing MPPKERRRLVNTSTYSAVITREQFLFYEVRTTAKLRADGLSDDKIIEKIVAENLFQYPTEKSVQRMAKTCIKRLDALADSDLVTAIAAQPSDVSRQICLYAMMRQYRLVWEFMITVIGEKYQKLDTSFSRMDLNIFFMRLQEQNDCVASWSELTIKKLKQVLTKILVENDYLDSTKADHLNPVLISPVLENAIRNDGMSQALPAFNCLS from the coding sequence ATGCCACCTAAGGAAAGAAGGAGGCTTGTCAATACGAGCACTTACAGTGCGGTTATTACCAGAGAACAATTTCTGTTCTATGAAGTAAGAACAACAGCAAAACTAAGGGCAGATGGATTAAGTGATGACAAGATCATAGAGAAGATTGTTGCCGAGAACTTGTTCCAGTATCCGACAGAGAAAAGTGTACAGAGAATGGCCAAGACCTGTATTAAGCGCTTGGATGCTCTTGCGGATTCGGATTTGGTAACAGCCATTGCAGCTCAACCTTCTGATGTATCAAGACAGATTTGTCTTTATGCCATGATGCGGCAGTACCGTCTAGTATGGGAATTCATGATTACCGTTATTGGAGAGAAATATCAGAAGCTTGATACCTCGTTTAGCAGAATGGATCTAAACATATTCTTCATGCGCCTACAGGAACAGAATGATTGTGTGGCTTCATGGAGTGAATTAACGATAAAGAAATTGAAGCAGGTCTTAACAAAAATACTGGTAGAAAATGACTATCTGGATAGTACGAAAGCAGATCATCTGAACCCAGTACTAATCAGTCCGGTCCTTGAAAATGCGATCAGGAACGATGGAATGTCACAGGCATTGCCAGCTTTTAACTGTTTGTCGTAG
- a CDS encoding helix-turn-helix domain-containing protein codes for MLSALSGIEERRQDSCLSRDEGRDNITTDVLLKICEALNCNINEIVETIPDDAPDQVKNKEEQDAT; via the coding sequence ATTTTATCGGCTTTATCCGGAATTGAAGAACGTCGACAAGATTCTTGTCTTAGTCGGGATGAAGGTAGGGATAATATTACCACGGACGTATTGCTGAAGATTTGTGAAGCGTTGAACTGTAATATTAATGAAATTGTAGAAACAATTCCCGATGATGCTCCTGACCAAGTGAAGAACAAGGAGGAACAGGATGCCACCTAA
- the rlmD gene encoding 23S rRNA (uracil(1939)-C(5))-methyltransferase RlmD, which translates to MKKRSKHKSPYRIGDHLEVTISDMTRRGEGVGHVQGQALFVDGAVVGETVEVELTAVKQQYLKGKMSQILADSKNRKTPDCPAFPKCGGCQWLHLTASCENELKRQTVINAFKHIGGLTDVAEKVRSTIGMEQPIRYRNKAQLKVSDAGIGFFQKGSHAVVPIGDCLNQKRPLGPVLAVCRKWMAALKLTPYDEKSRRGNVRGFLLRTNRQGDVMVVPVVSHDLSSEQKRQTVQIFEGLPQLKSLMLNIHTKPNNRVLGTKTELLAGEAFIEEGLCGYTFNISPQSFFQVNTIQAEKLYEKAKGYATLTGKETLWDLYCGTGTIGICMAKDAGRVLGVEIVPEAVEDARKNAKRNHIQNISFICGKAEDVMPEQIRQGSRADVAVVDPPRKGCARTLLDSLIACRIPKIVYVSCDPATLARDVGILKKAGYELIEATPVNMFPGTGHVETVALMSKKK; encoded by the coding sequence ATGAAAAAACGAAGCAAGCATAAAAGCCCGTACCGCATCGGCGATCACCTCGAGGTGACCATTTCCGACATGACGCGGCGGGGAGAAGGGGTCGGCCACGTTCAGGGGCAGGCCCTTTTTGTCGATGGGGCGGTTGTTGGCGAGACCGTTGAGGTTGAATTGACGGCGGTCAAACAGCAATATCTGAAAGGCAAAATGAGTCAGATCCTTGCGGACTCAAAGAACCGAAAGACGCCGGATTGTCCAGCTTTTCCAAAATGCGGTGGCTGTCAATGGCTGCATTTGACAGCGTCCTGCGAAAATGAGCTCAAACGACAGACGGTGATCAACGCATTTAAACATATTGGTGGGTTGACAGATGTGGCTGAGAAAGTTCGGTCGACAATCGGGATGGAGCAGCCAATCCGCTATCGCAATAAAGCGCAGCTCAAAGTGTCAGATGCGGGAATTGGCTTTTTTCAAAAGGGCAGTCATGCAGTGGTACCCATTGGCGACTGTCTGAATCAAAAGCGGCCTTTGGGACCGGTCTTGGCGGTGTGTCGGAAATGGATGGCGGCACTTAAGCTCACACCTTACGATGAAAAAAGCCGGCGAGGGAATGTGCGCGGTTTTCTGCTCCGAACGAACCGCCAAGGCGACGTGATGGTGGTGCCGGTTGTCAGTCACGATTTATCATCCGAGCAGAAAAGACAGACTGTGCAAATTTTTGAAGGCCTGCCACAATTGAAGAGCCTTATGCTCAATATCCACACCAAGCCCAACAATCGCGTTTTGGGAACGAAGACGGAGCTTTTAGCCGGAGAAGCGTTTATCGAAGAAGGGTTGTGCGGCTACACCTTTAACATTTCACCCCAGTCTTTTTTCCAGGTTAATACCATTCAGGCAGAAAAACTTTATGAAAAGGCCAAGGGGTATGCAACTTTGACGGGGAAAGAAACCCTTTGGGATTTGTACTGTGGGACAGGTACCATCGGCATTTGCATGGCTAAGGACGCCGGACGGGTGCTTGGCGTTGAAATCGTTCCGGAAGCCGTCGAAGATGCACGCAAAAATGCGAAGCGCAATCACATTCAAAATATTTCCTTTATCTGCGGCAAGGCAGAGGACGTGATGCCCGAGCAGATCAGACAGGGCAGCCGCGCCGACGTTGCTGTCGTTGATCCGCCGAGAAAGGGTTGTGCGCGAACCTTGCTCGACAGTTTGATCGCCTGCCGTATCCCCAAAATCGTGTACGTTTCCTGTGATCCTGCAACATTGGCCCGGGATGTGGGGATTTTGAAAAAAGCCGGATATGAACTGATTGAAGCGACGCCTGTGAACATGTTCCCGGGGACTGGGCATGTTGAGACGGTAGCATTGATGTCGAAGAAAAAATAG
- a CDS encoding metal-dependent transcriptional regulator yields MVYRPEISGKTRKGFTESIEDYLEEIYLNYLGSNTGVRITDLAQAMGVTKASATDAVKKMTDRGLVRHERYGRIYLSEAGLETAKEVYDRHVTITKFIRNFLNVSPEIAENDACGIEHIISDETFSAMKATLRKQAIRTMDNHPKSDED; encoded by the coding sequence ATGGTTTATCGACCAGAAATAAGCGGTAAAACGCGAAAGGGCTTTACCGAATCCATTGAAGACTATTTGGAAGAAATTTATTTGAATTATCTGGGCAGCAACACCGGGGTGCGCATCACAGATCTAGCCCAGGCCATGGGAGTGACCAAGGCGAGTGCCACCGATGCCGTCAAGAAAATGACCGACCGGGGACTGGTCCGCCATGAACGCTACGGCCGGATTTACCTCAGCGAAGCAGGCCTTGAAACGGCCAAAGAAGTGTACGACCGCCACGTCACCATCACGAAATTTATCCGCAATTTCCTGAATGTGTCCCCGGAAATTGCCGAAAACGACGCCTGCGGGATCGAACACATCATCAGCGACGAAACTTTTTCGGCCATGAAGGCGACCCTCCGCAAACAGGCGATCCGCACCATGGACAATCATCCCAAATCGGACGAAGATTGA